The following are encoded in a window of Rubellicoccus peritrichatus genomic DNA:
- a CDS encoding NADH-quinone oxidoreductase subunit C: MDAILTAKLLERFPFAEERASLDHPAIKVPADKLVEVCQVLMDEFGYSMLTDSTAIDWGEEVSPRFTGIYHLFKVSGGDWIRIAADCSDDAEPVLPSLVELFPIANWQERETYDMFGIRYENHPDMRRILMWDDYPYHPLRKEFPLAGHETELPAADVAKASGAKVIPAPMMGGPFHAPQTGEMSDREPRAADQSWTEKNEKPETVKD, from the coding sequence ATGGACGCTATTTTAACTGCTAAGCTGCTTGAACGATTCCCTTTCGCTGAGGAACGGGCTTCGCTTGATCATCCTGCAATCAAGGTTCCAGCCGATAAGCTGGTTGAAGTGTGCCAGGTGTTAATGGATGAATTCGGTTACTCGATGTTGACGGATTCGACTGCGATTGACTGGGGCGAAGAGGTTTCACCGCGCTTCACTGGTATTTATCATCTCTTTAAAGTGAGTGGTGGGGACTGGATTCGTATTGCGGCGGATTGCTCTGATGATGCTGAGCCGGTTTTACCGAGTCTGGTTGAGCTTTTCCCTATCGCCAACTGGCAGGAGCGCGAGACTTACGACATGTTTGGTATTCGTTATGAGAATCATCCGGATATGCGGCGGATTTTAATGTGGGATGATTATCCCTACCATCCGCTTCGCAAGGAATTTCCCCTTGCTGGTCATGAAACTGAATTGCCTGCTGCAGATGTGGCCAAGGCTTCAGGTGCCAAGGTAATACCCGCACCAATGATGGGTGGCCCATTCCATGCGCCGCAAACCGGTGAAATGTCGGACCGCGAACCGCGGGCAGCTGACCAAAGCTGGACCGAGAAGAACGAAAAACCGGAAACTGTTAAAGACTGA
- a CDS encoding complex I subunit 1 family protein, with translation MDIVDILLKLLYAILVVVVVMSMAAYTVLAERKVASWIQGRLGPNRTALPGISAIPVIGTQLIRMGMWQPLADGVKFLFKEDPIPGHVKKFYYCLAPAVSLIPSLTTVAVLPFGVYWTVDEAGQSIAQPLVLANVDIGILFILAISSLSVYGIVLAGWSANSKYPFFGSVRSSAQMISYELAMGMSILPVFMWASGTGDLGTLTLFSVVEAQKELWLAIWMPVPAFIFLVALFAETNRLPFDMPESETELVGGFHTEYGSFKFGLFFVGEYAAMIIGSAVFTLLFLGGWNFLPTFGFLPDWVADPWKTMGWFGSVLSVLWFIGKTTFFIFLFIWVRWTLPRFRYDQVMNLGWKYLIPMAVACIVIYAFIIGLWDTAVTIDEIKPDVTK, from the coding sequence ATGGATATTGTCGATATTCTCCTAAAACTGCTTTACGCGATCCTGGTTGTGGTCGTGGTCATGTCGATGGCCGCATACACGGTTTTGGCCGAGCGCAAAGTAGCCAGTTGGATACAAGGGCGTCTGGGACCAAATCGTACTGCACTTCCTGGAATTTCTGCTATTCCTGTTATTGGAACGCAGCTCATTCGGATGGGCATGTGGCAGCCACTGGCCGACGGGGTTAAGTTTCTTTTCAAGGAAGACCCGATTCCGGGGCATGTTAAGAAGTTTTATTACTGTCTGGCTCCTGCCGTTTCCTTGATTCCGTCGCTGACTACAGTGGCAGTTCTTCCATTTGGTGTCTACTGGACTGTTGATGAGGCTGGCCAATCGATCGCCCAACCACTCGTTCTGGCCAATGTCGATATCGGCATCCTTTTTATTTTGGCGATCAGCTCACTCAGTGTCTACGGCATTGTATTGGCTGGCTGGTCGGCCAACAGTAAATACCCGTTTTTCGGTAGTGTTCGCTCATCCGCCCAGATGATCAGTTATGAGCTGGCCATGGGGATGAGCATTCTTCCGGTCTTTATGTGGGCTAGTGGCACGGGTGATTTAGGGACGCTGACCCTTTTCTCAGTGGTGGAGGCTCAGAAGGAATTATGGCTGGCGATTTGGATGCCGGTTCCCGCCTTTATTTTCCTCGTCGCGCTTTTTGCGGAAACCAACCGTTTGCCATTTGACATGCCTGAATCTGAAACCGAACTGGTTGGTGGATTCCATACCGAATATGGCTCATTCAAGTTTGGACTTTTCTTCGTTGGCGAATACGCAGCGATGATTATTGGTTCCGCCGTCTTCACCTTGTTATTCCTTGGTGGTTGGAACTTCCTGCCGACTTTCGGCTTTTTGCCGGATTGGGTAGCTGATCCATGGAAGACTATGGGATGGTTCGGCAGCGTCCTGAGCGTCCTCTGGTTTATTGGAAAGACAACCTTTTTCATCTTCCTCTTTATCTGGGTTCGTTGGACGCTTCCACGCTTCCGTTATGACCAGGTAATGAATCTGGGGTGGAAGTATCTGATTCCAATGGCCGTTGCCTGCATCGTCATTTACGCATTCATCATTGGCCTTTGGGACACCGCTGTCACGATCGACGAAATAAAACCGGACGTAACGAAATAA
- a CDS encoding 2Fe-2S iron-sulfur cluster-binding protein, with product MPEEKEQKLVNINIDGQDYKVPSGMNLVDAAESVGVEIPHYCYHPKLSVAGNCRMCLVEMGTPMRDRATGEPVLDEDGVQKIGWMPKPAIACASNATPGLHIKTQSQLTKDCREGVMEFLLVNHPLDCPICDQAGECRLQEFSTDYGRGFSRFIEDKNVKPKRTELGPRVTLDDERCILCSRCVRFADEIDDNPVLGFIDRGSHSTLTCYPGKELNSNYSLNTVDICPVGALTSTDFRFKMRVWFLKSVKSICTESSVGVNTEVWSREGKIYRITPRRNDKVNDTWMPDSGRAIYNEVEAESRLRLFRVNGNQVSLGEAIERARELVKAGTVAYVGSGHMSVEEQWMLRSITEAAPGSVHFVSHTAVGDGRLISNDRTPNLRGGLLTGLIKELPEAKLDGLAEKIAAGEIKTVVSFGQDLIAAGIGPDLLKKVELVYFGTHRNECSDLAQVVLPTLMVFEKTGSFVNQQFRLQRFQQCVPGPAGLLPDIILQSRLIAEIKGENAADPSLAAIWKEISAELPVFEGLSYAKIPDLGVLLDGSAFDALPFCEGKSMYYEPKFELAASGSHF from the coding sequence ATGCCCGAAGAAAAAGAACAGAAACTCGTCAATATCAACATCGACGGCCAGGACTACAAAGTTCCGTCGGGTATGAATCTGGTTGATGCTGCCGAAAGCGTAGGGGTCGAGATCCCGCACTATTGCTATCACCCCAAACTATCTGTCGCAGGTAATTGTCGGATGTGTCTGGTGGAAATGGGGACTCCGATGCGCGACCGTGCCACTGGTGAACCGGTACTTGATGAAGACGGTGTACAGAAGATTGGGTGGATGCCAAAGCCAGCTATTGCCTGTGCCTCCAATGCAACTCCTGGTTTGCATATTAAAACCCAGTCGCAGTTGACGAAGGACTGTCGCGAGGGAGTGATGGAATTTCTCCTCGTCAACCACCCACTGGATTGCCCGATTTGCGACCAGGCAGGTGAGTGCAGATTGCAGGAATTTTCAACGGATTACGGCCGTGGCTTCAGTCGTTTTATCGAGGATAAGAACGTTAAGCCAAAGCGCACAGAGCTTGGGCCAAGGGTTACTTTGGACGACGAACGATGCATTCTCTGCTCACGTTGTGTCCGCTTTGCCGATGAAATCGACGACAATCCTGTTCTTGGTTTTATTGACCGTGGAAGTCACTCCACTTTGACCTGCTATCCAGGGAAGGAACTTAATAGCAACTATTCTCTCAACACTGTTGATATCTGTCCGGTTGGAGCTCTGACCAGTACGGATTTTCGCTTCAAAATGCGCGTCTGGTTCCTGAAGTCAGTTAAGAGCATTTGCACGGAAAGCAGCGTTGGGGTTAACACGGAAGTTTGGAGTCGCGAAGGTAAGATTTACCGTATCACGCCACGCCGTAATGATAAGGTGAATGACACTTGGATGCCTGATAGTGGTCGGGCAATTTATAACGAAGTCGAAGCTGAGAGCCGCTTGCGGCTTTTCCGGGTCAATGGCAATCAGGTGAGCCTTGGTGAAGCTATTGAGCGTGCCCGTGAGTTGGTTAAGGCTGGGACAGTCGCCTATGTTGGCTCTGGTCACATGAGCGTTGAGGAACAGTGGATGCTTCGCTCAATAACCGAGGCAGCACCCGGTAGTGTTCATTTTGTGAGCCATACGGCTGTGGGGGATGGTCGATTGATTTCCAATGATCGCACTCCGAATCTGCGGGGCGGTTTGTTGACTGGTCTGATCAAAGAGTTACCCGAAGCGAAACTTGACGGATTGGCTGAAAAGATCGCTGCTGGTGAGATCAAGACCGTGGTATCATTTGGGCAGGATTTAATTGCTGCAGGTATTGGCCCCGATCTTTTAAAGAAAGTAGAGTTAGTTTACTTCGGAACACACCGGAATGAATGCAGTGATTTGGCTCAGGTGGTTTTGCCAACGCTGATGGTATTTGAAAAGACCGGTTCTTTTGTAAATCAACAGTTTCGACTCCAGCGTTTCCAGCAGTGCGTCCCTGGGCCAGCTGGTTTATTGCCCGATATTATTTTGCAAAGCCGCCTTATTGCTGAAATTAAAGGAGAAAACGCTGCAGATCCAAGTCTAGCTGCTATCTGGAAGGAGATTTCTGCGGAACTCCCTGTTTTCGAAGGATTGTCCTATGCCAAAATACCGGATCTTGGGGTCTTGCTGGATGGCTCTGCCTTTGATGCGCTTCCTTTTTGCGAAGGTAAGAGCATGTATTATGAACCTAAATTTGAGTTAGCTGCTTCAGGCTCTCATTTCTAA
- a CDS encoding plastocyanin/azurin family copper-binding protein encodes MVENQRRFRAHSILKRAFAGCVLGLLLFGCSGDEPKAASAPVVKAPKPVESPSPVLKISAGDNMKFNKELLIVEAGCEARIELTHTGRMPINKMAHNIVVIEAETDPFDVAMAAASAKDSDYVPQEYEEQIIAYTGLVGPGRTVTVDFIAPDVPGDYPFLCTFPGHFQGGMMGILRVVAVE; translated from the coding sequence ATGGTTGAGAATCAGAGGCGTTTTCGTGCGCATTCTATATTAAAAAGGGCATTCGCTGGATGTGTTCTCGGCTTGCTGCTGTTTGGCTGTTCAGGCGATGAGCCCAAGGCGGCGTCAGCTCCTGTTGTCAAAGCGCCAAAACCGGTGGAAAGTCCTTCGCCTGTTTTGAAAATCAGTGCAGGTGATAATATGAAGTTCAATAAAGAACTTCTGATTGTGGAGGCCGGTTGTGAGGCTCGTATTGAATTGACCCATACTGGTCGCATGCCGATCAATAAAATGGCGCACAACATTGTCGTAATTGAAGCCGAAACTGACCCTTTTGATGTCGCTATGGCAGCTGCAAGCGCCAAGGACTCTGACTATGTTCCTCAGGAATATGAGGAACAAATTATTGCCTATACCGGACTGGTTGGGCCCGGAAGAACCGTTACTGTCGATTTTATTGCTCCGGATGTTCCCGGTGATTATCCGTTTCTCTGCACTTTTCCCGGGCATTTCCAGGGTGGGATGATGGGAATTCTCCGAGTTGTGGCTGTGGAGTAG
- the nuoF gene encoding NADH-quinone oxidoreductase subunit NuoF, giving the protein MIQKKPPEEFRLIYKNVDVDGYTIDIDCYRKHDGYKILEKAIKEKPEDLRQEVLNSGVRGRGGAGFPTGMKWKFVDRKSGKPIYVVCNADESEPGTYKDRQIIYKDPHQLIEGIMISAFANNAAQAFIYIRGEFINGARILERAIDEARKAGFVGKNICGSEYSCEIAICRGAGAYICGEETGLIESLEGKRGYPRIKPPYFPAVLGLYQCPTIVNNVETFCHVKHVIDRGGEEYAKIGIKGDSGTHIWGVSGHVQRPGYYELEAGSCTFGDLLYGLCGGPLPGRKFKALIPGGSSTKILRFGERFEGKLPDGTPFDWAVEDIPLDANSIGLCGTFLGTGGSIVMDDSTDMLEALANLNAFYGHESCGQCTPCREGSLWLQKMTGRMCSGSAREEDVPLLKDIADQVAGRTICAHGEAVAWPVQSAVPKFKDEYLEKIKNQASGQRFNPAGYPLI; this is encoded by the coding sequence ATGATTCAGAAAAAACCACCAGAAGAATTCAGACTCATCTACAAGAACGTCGATGTGGATGGCTACACCATCGACATTGATTGTTACCGGAAGCATGATGGCTACAAGATTCTTGAAAAAGCAATCAAGGAGAAGCCGGAGGATCTACGTCAGGAAGTATTAAATTCTGGTGTGCGTGGACGCGGTGGTGCTGGTTTCCCGACCGGTATGAAATGGAAGTTCGTTGATCGCAAGTCTGGCAAACCCATCTATGTGGTCTGTAACGCGGATGAGTCCGAGCCTGGCACTTATAAGGACCGACAGATCATTTATAAAGACCCTCATCAGTTGATCGAGGGCATTATGATCAGTGCTTTTGCCAATAATGCAGCCCAGGCTTTCATCTATATTCGTGGGGAGTTTATCAATGGTGCCCGTATTCTGGAGCGTGCGATTGATGAAGCGCGTAAGGCCGGTTTTGTCGGAAAGAATATCTGTGGCAGTGAATACTCCTGCGAGATCGCGATTTGTCGTGGGGCAGGTGCTTACATCTGTGGAGAAGAAACGGGTTTGATCGAATCCCTTGAGGGCAAGCGTGGTTATCCACGAATCAAACCGCCTTACTTTCCGGCAGTTCTCGGCCTTTACCAGTGCCCAACCATCGTTAACAATGTCGAGACATTCTGTCACGTGAAGCATGTCATTGATCGCGGTGGAGAGGAGTATGCCAAGATCGGTATCAAAGGCGATAGTGGCACTCACATCTGGGGTGTATCAGGGCATGTTCAGCGTCCGGGTTACTATGAGCTCGAAGCGGGTTCATGTACCTTTGGTGATTTGCTTTATGGTCTTTGCGGTGGACCTTTGCCAGGTCGCAAGTTTAAGGCATTAATCCCCGGTGGCTCTTCTACCAAGATTCTTCGTTTTGGCGAACGCTTTGAGGGAAAATTACCTGATGGCACCCCTTTCGACTGGGCCGTTGAAGACATTCCTCTGGATGCCAACAGCATTGGTCTTTGTGGAACCTTCCTGGGAACCGGTGGTTCGATCGTCATGGACGATTCGACTGATATGTTGGAAGCACTCGCCAACCTGAATGCATTTTATGGACATGAAAGTTGTGGTCAGTGCACACCTTGTCGTGAGGGCTCACTCTGGCTTCAAAAGATGACAGGTCGCATGTGTTCCGGCAGTGCTCGTGAAGAGGATGTGCCTTTACTCAAGGATATTGCAGATCAAGTCGCCGGACGCACCATTTGTGCACACGGCGAAGCTGTTGCCTGGCCCGTCCAGAGCGCGGTTCCTAAATTTAAGGATGAATATTTGGAGAAAATCAAGAATCAGGCTAGCGGCCAACGCTTTAACCCGGCAGGCTACCCGCTGATTTAA
- a CDS encoding NAD(P)H-dependent oxidoreductase subunit E has product MNLSAETLEKIDATIAQFPQKRSATLPILHLIQEELGHLSLETQEWVAEKLGVQPIQIREVVTFYPMYREEPIGKVHVKVCRTLSCALSGAYKTCEKLEEKLNCKRGKTSADGNYTIEFVECIACCGSAPVVQVDDKLYENVKPEGAEELAEEIKKMAAAEATNAAETPQPQTPAYFG; this is encoded by the coding sequence ATGAATCTTTCTGCTGAAACGCTAGAGAAAATTGATGCCACAATCGCGCAGTTCCCGCAAAAGCGGAGCGCGACACTACCTATCCTGCACTTGATTCAGGAGGAACTTGGACACCTTAGTTTAGAGACTCAGGAGTGGGTGGCCGAGAAGTTGGGAGTCCAACCAATCCAGATTCGCGAGGTCGTGACCTTTTATCCGATGTATCGCGAAGAGCCCATCGGTAAGGTCCATGTTAAAGTTTGCCGTACCTTGTCCTGTGCTTTGAGCGGCGCTTACAAGACCTGCGAAAAGCTGGAGGAAAAGCTCAACTGCAAGCGTGGTAAAACCTCTGCTGACGGAAATTACACCATCGAGTTTGTCGAGTGTATTGCCTGTTGTGGCAGTGCTCCTGTGGTTCAGGTGGACGACAAACTTTATGAAAATGTTAAGCCGGAAGGAGCAGAAGAGCTCGCTGAAGAGATAAAAAAGATGGCAGCTGCTGAGGCGACCAATGCCGCTGAAACTCCTCAACCTCAAACCCCGGCGTATTTCGGATGA
- the nuoB gene encoding NADH-quinone oxidoreductase subunit NuoB: MGETTEFGYNSKVEGEVVVSRADAVINWIRKHSVWPMPMGLACCAIEMMGVAASRFDISRFGMEVMRFSPRQADCMIVAGTVTYKMAEVVRRIYDQMAEPKWVVAMGACASTGGMYRSYAVLQGVDRVVPVDVYISGCPPRPEALLDGMMKLQDKISQERSVTNLLKNDMHPAPELTTATT, from the coding sequence ATGGGGGAAACAACAGAATTTGGCTATAACAGCAAAGTGGAGGGCGAGGTAGTCGTCTCTCGGGCTGATGCTGTCATTAATTGGATCCGCAAGCACTCGGTTTGGCCGATGCCTATGGGGCTGGCGTGCTGCGCAATCGAGATGATGGGCGTTGCTGCCTCGCGTTTTGACATCAGCCGCTTCGGCATGGAAGTCATGCGCTTTTCTCCACGTCAGGCTGATTGCATGATCGTTGCCGGCACCGTAACTTATAAGATGGCTGAGGTCGTACGCCGCATTTACGACCAAATGGCAGAGCCCAAATGGGTCGTCGCCATGGGAGCCTGTGCTTCTACTGGCGGTATGTATCGCTCTTACGCGGTTCTCCAGGGCGTAGACCGTGTTGTTCCTGTGGATGTCTATATCAGTGGCTGCCCACCGCGTCCCGAGGCATTGCTAGACGGGATGATGAAATTGCAGGATAAGATTTCTCAGGAACGCTCCGTTACGAATCTGCTGAAAAACGACATGCACCCGGCTCCGGAATTAACCACCGCGACTACCTGA
- the nuoD gene encoding NADH dehydrogenase (quinone) subunit D, whose product MPTETKEIDLGDVAARTSGYETELKGEEMTLNMGPSHPATHGVLRLKLRLDGDYVTEADPVIGYLHRGDEKIAENMTYNQFVPYTDRLDYLAPLANNVCYAIAVEKLAGLKVPPRCEAIRVICCELARISSHLLGVGVYGMDTGAMTIFLYTFTQREKLYTLFEELTGARFTTSYTRIGGVTRDLPEGWLGRVSNFCNQFEPIIDEVDNLLTRNKIFLDRTKDIGVISQEDAIGYGFTGPNLRASGVDSDLRKDKPYSGYENYDFDVPIGSVGDCYDRYLIRMEELRQSVRIVRQVIDKMPDGPYYAEDAKKVHVPPKAKVLTSMEELIQNFMLVTEGPQMPEGEVYFEAENPKGILGFFIHSKGGGVPYRLKIRAPSFCSLSILPKILPGLMMSDIPVVLGSLDFVMGECDR is encoded by the coding sequence ATGCCCACTGAAACGAAAGAAATCGATCTCGGCGATGTCGCCGCCCGCACCTCCGGGTATGAAACGGAGCTTAAAGGCGAGGAAATGACCCTCAATATGGGGCCATCGCATCCCGCGACCCATGGTGTTTTGCGCCTTAAGTTACGTCTCGATGGTGACTACGTGACCGAAGCTGATCCGGTAATTGGTTATCTGCATCGTGGTGATGAAAAGATTGCCGAGAACATGACTTACAACCAGTTCGTTCCCTACACGGACCGTCTGGATTACCTTGCGCCTTTAGCAAACAACGTTTGTTACGCCATTGCGGTTGAGAAACTTGCTGGCTTGAAAGTGCCACCACGCTGCGAAGCGATCCGTGTTATTTGCTGTGAATTGGCCCGTATTTCTTCACATCTCCTTGGCGTAGGGGTGTATGGTATGGATACGGGAGCCATGACCATCTTTCTCTACACATTTACTCAAAGAGAGAAGCTTTACACTCTCTTTGAAGAACTAACTGGTGCCCGCTTTACAACCAGTTACACGAGAATTGGTGGGGTCACGCGTGACTTGCCCGAGGGATGGCTCGGCCGTGTGAGCAACTTCTGCAATCAGTTCGAACCGATCATTGACGAGGTTGATAATTTATTGACCCGAAACAAAATTTTCCTCGATCGGACGAAGGACATTGGAGTCATATCGCAGGAGGACGCCATTGGCTATGGTTTTACCGGGCCCAATTTACGGGCTTCCGGTGTGGATAGCGATCTGCGCAAGGATAAGCCCTATAGTGGTTACGAGAACTACGACTTTGATGTCCCAATCGGCTCAGTTGGTGATTGCTATGACCGCTATCTCATCCGGATGGAAGAGCTTCGTCAAAGCGTGCGTATTGTAAGGCAGGTCATAGACAAGATGCCAGATGGTCCTTATTATGCGGAGGATGCCAAGAAGGTTCACGTCCCGCCCAAGGCCAAGGTCCTAACCAGCATGGAAGAGTTGATTCAAAATTTCATGCTCGTGACCGAAGGACCGCAAATGCCGGAAGGTGAAGTTTACTTTGAAGCGGAAAACCCAAAAGGCATTCTCGGATTTTTCATTCACTCGAAGGGTGGGGGAGTTCCTTACCGCCTGAAAATCCGCGCTCCATCATTTTGCTCACTGAGTATTCTTCCAAAAATCCTTCCAGGCTTGATGATGTCCGATATCCCGGTAGTCCTCGGTAGCTTGGATTTCGTCATGGGGGAATGTGATCGCTAG
- the coxB gene encoding cytochrome c oxidase subunit II, which translates to MVSDKRFTSFSSLLTGALITLLSLILGGCSFATRQSTLDPKGPVAHVQNDLFWVTVYVCCAIFVIVAAALFYAVWKFRERPGDENKPMPEQGHGNPLIEIGLIGGSIFLLVIIAIPTLDAIWYTHELPTDTEGYEKSKLGVWYGGDIAKDERDNILEINVYGWQWWWSFEYPQLGITTANEMVIPVGKVIKLNLRSEDVIHSFWLPKIAGKVDLMPGRQNWMWIQADETGHYYGQCAEFCGEAHAYMLFRSDVMTDEDFTNWVKDYQAGADAPEGFAMQPDKDKPDPTAQDDWTAWSKAVRKNPESLPDSAIHEGAALFMGKGQCIVCHAIDNSPAQGQSAPNLTKLAQRKSLAAGIMDNMDDNGEIDPDKQLDNITNWLARSQDYKPGNLMYYRADAGLRNLKYTGVTYSKLQKVGIGKEQFIKAGVKQVLADEIAKNPNEDVTSVTAYVLKKRGLDSVELGKISGLAEEAGSHDSASALTFADIKQLGLDTEDITGLGIPQELVAAMAQSPDKRISKIKADVPVPLKLTRNQLIRTTEDLTDDQFSEVSNWPSREDYRKIAMFLQTLK; encoded by the coding sequence ATGGTTTCCGATAAACGATTTACCAGTTTCTCCAGTCTCTTGACCGGAGCACTGATTACTTTGCTTTCACTAATACTTGGTGGCTGTAGTTTTGCTACCCGGCAATCTACGCTCGACCCCAAAGGTCCCGTTGCACACGTGCAAAATGATCTCTTTTGGGTAACGGTTTACGTCTGTTGTGCCATCTTTGTCATTGTTGCCGCTGCCCTTTTTTACGCCGTCTGGAAATTCCGCGAACGCCCAGGCGATGAAAACAAACCCATGCCGGAGCAAGGCCATGGTAACCCTTTGATCGAAATCGGGTTGATTGGTGGTTCTATATTCTTGCTGGTCATCATCGCAATTCCGACACTCGATGCAATTTGGTATACCCATGAATTGCCCACAGATACTGAAGGTTATGAAAAATCAAAGCTCGGCGTTTGGTACGGTGGCGATATAGCGAAGGATGAGCGGGACAACATTCTTGAGATTAATGTCTACGGTTGGCAATGGTGGTGGAGTTTTGAGTACCCCCAGCTTGGTATCACGACTGCCAATGAAATGGTAATTCCTGTTGGCAAGGTAATCAAATTGAACCTCCGCTCCGAGGATGTCATCCACAGTTTCTGGCTCCCGAAGATCGCAGGAAAAGTCGACCTGATGCCCGGCCGCCAAAATTGGATGTGGATTCAAGCCGATGAAACCGGACATTACTATGGGCAGTGTGCAGAATTCTGTGGTGAAGCGCATGCCTATATGCTCTTCCGTAGCGATGTCATGACGGATGAGGATTTCACGAACTGGGTGAAAGATTATCAGGCAGGCGCGGATGCACCAGAGGGGTTTGCCATGCAGCCGGACAAGGACAAACCGGACCCAACGGCTCAGGACGATTGGACTGCCTGGAGCAAAGCTGTTCGTAAGAATCCTGAATCATTACCCGACAGCGCAATTCACGAAGGTGCGGCACTTTTCATGGGCAAAGGCCAGTGCATCGTTTGCCACGCGATTGATAACTCACCAGCTCAAGGTCAAAGCGCACCAAACCTCACAAAGCTGGCTCAGCGAAAATCACTTGCCGCAGGTATCATGGATAACATGGACGATAATGGTGAAATTGACCCTGACAAACAGCTTGATAACATCACCAATTGGTTGGCTCGTTCTCAAGATTACAAGCCAGGCAACCTGATGTATTACCGTGCTGACGCTGGGCTGCGGAATTTAAAATACACTGGTGTCACTTACTCAAAACTTCAAAAAGTCGGTATTGGTAAGGAACAATTCATAAAAGCAGGCGTAAAGCAGGTGCTTGCAGATGAAATTGCCAAAAATCCGAATGAGGACGTCACTTCTGTCACTGCTTATGTCCTAAAGAAACGAGGTTTGGACTCTGTTGAATTAGGAAAAATTAGTGGACTTGCAGAGGAAGCTGGCTCACACGATTCCGCTAGTGCGCTTACCTTCGCCGACATCAAGCAACTTGGCCTCGATACTGAAGACATAACCGGTCTTGGCATTCCACAGGAACTGGTTGCCGCCATGGCACAGTCTCCCGACAAACGTATCAGCAAAATCAAAGCAGATGTTCCCGTGCCGCTAAAACTGACAAGAAATCAGCTGATTCGAACAACAGAAGATTTGACTGATGATCAATTTTCAGAAGTCAGTAACTGGCCTTCTCGTGAGGATTATCGTAAAATCGCTATGTTCCTACAGACTTTAAAGTAA